ATAGATACTTTAATTACTACCTTTTGAGCTTTGAATGTGGTGGCATAGTGATTTATGGGCCTTACTAAGGTATTCAAGAATGGTTCTTAAGAAATCAAAAGTCACAGATTCAACTCTCACCTATAGTACCTCTTAGATGGGAGAAAGTTGCCTTTGGGgttcctaaattcaaaaataaataaataaattgtataccGGGATTAATTCTTGTAATAGGTTTAGCATGATTTTCTATTGAGAAATGAACTAAAGAAAGGAACACATTTacattaataatacatataattaataatacatatagaAACACAACTAAGAcaaaaattcttatttattagGACACTTGAATATGTAAACAACCTTAATCCCTATGTTACACATGTTCTCAACCTACATTCATACATTTCTTCAActatttatattagtttatatgAAATCACTTAATTTTGGTAATTTAGGTTGTTTTTACAGGTTTTCAAATTCTTAAAGTTTGGTAATTTTGTAGTTTTTTCCatggatatatataaataaggactaatataaaaaatgtaaaaaagtTTAGGGGTTGATTTTTGGATTGATCTGATCATCTGGTGGCCAGAGACCACTGACCTCGACTGGTTAAggctttatttttttctctctttttctatcataataataaaaaaggcaACCAGGCAGGCCTTAATGAACAATtctttaaaagatattttttcttttgttttatctctttttgtttaaatttttacttttttttttgtaatagaaaacttttaacaaataataGTACTAAGAATAGAAAAGtaaagattaaataattatttttataaaattcatttatatcactcacaaaaaaaaaaacaaaaaaaaaatgttatcaataaaattatattaaattcttTTTCACCTAAATATCAATCACAGTTTTTATACCCAAatcaaattgtatttttatttattttaatagtaatTGTGatagtaacaaaataataattttcaaaaatgctCTTAAACACCCATCATACTAATTAAACAACccatcaaattaatttttagttatttaaaacatgaatatatgtataatatatattattttctattattatttattttaattatttatttttaaattttaaattttcatatttaattggTAAAGCACATAAACTCATGTTCACAAGGTCGAATCTATAGGTTAGGACTAAGGTGTGTCATCccgaaaaataaatatataataataaactttttacGATATAAATATGATActtataatctatttttttcaatttacttatataatttaaaaaaattataaaactaaccTTCATCTActattttatacataattttaatattttttttaaacccacCACACAAATCTTGTTTTAAGCATATAACTATCTCTAATTTTTGAATCCGTCCTAAAATAATGATTCGATTCCCATATGGGTATGAGGGGTTAGGGTTTAATGGGACCTACAAAGGGGGGTTAAGCTTTTTCCCATGGATCCAAAATGGATCATATTTGAGTAGACAAGATCTTGCTGAAACGTACTACCGGATTGGCCCAATCtgttagtcttctctttcaatGATGCCCTCTTCTAACCCCccatcataataaataataataataatatacactCTCTCTACaactttatattaaaaaaaatgcatgACATCTTTATTTTTTGATAGATTAATGAAAAATCTAAACACAACCCATTTTTCAATTacaaaaaatatgataaacccACCAAACAATTATCCAAAATCTTGGGAtcaaactaattataattatattgtgtTTTCCGGTGATGCATGCGTCTAATATAagaatgaattattaattattgagtCACATGCAATGGATGTGTGATGAGTGGAATCACAAGGATCGATATTGAAATGGGATTTGATGATCTTTAGATCATATTTATTGTCTTTTGGTGTAAGGATTTGGATCGATATACTGTCatttctttttgaatttatatatatttaatttgtgacTTTAATCATCTGCATGCTTTTTTCTATGTTTTCAGACAAAagtcccaaaaataaaaaagatgttTATTTTTGTGTGTGTCATCAACATGTGATCAGTTGACGCAGGATAGgatgataataatataatcactCTTCTGATCAACTTTAGAAACAGAGATCAAAAAGAGAGAGAGTTAGGGATGTACTTTACAGAAAGCTATAATAAagcaattattttttaaaattaaaaaattaaattaaataaatacaaatgcATAGTTGTCAAAGTTCACTCTATCTATCTCAAtcccaaaataaataagtaaaatttaaatttaaaaaatatatatatacatacccCACCTTTTGGTCACATTAATTAGTTGTCATTCTGTTTTTCATTCAGTCtcgttttttaaaaaacatcatTTCTGTTTTgtattgaatgttttttttatttagttaatcaAAAGGCCTTGggccttgtttggattgggTTATTAAGCCTTATTTtgattggattatttaaatatcttggttcggattgaaattataaaaaaattagttaaatgttaaaataattaaaaggtattaatatataaaatttaaaagatattttagttaGAGTATaagtgattaaaataatatgaaacaaCTAAGAGATTGAACTTAAAAACTCGTAAAATAAGGAATTTGAAATATGACTCCTCATGGGAATCGAAtgtgatatttaatattttaggaaTCACTTTTATAATTTGAGCGAAAAAAAATGTTTGGTGCACTTCGATATCGAGAAGAAGCCCACCATTTCTACTACATAAAATGAGTCATGATTGTTCACATGGTCCTTTATTTCACCGACCAAAATTTCCGGTCTTGACAATGCCACATCCCAAACACTGAAGGGTTCTTTTCTGCAATTCCTAAGGGTCAGGCCAAGCAGGGCCAAACCCcctttcatttaaaaaaaaatacttctaGGGTTTAAACTTAGGATCAATAACTCGCTAATTATCGATTAGGGTATCCCAATGTCGGGTCAGTATTGTATCCACTATCCACAATAGGTTTcatacaaaaaaagaaaaaaataataaggtaATGTCACAACAACTGAGGCAATAATTCTTTGGTTCAGATGAACACCACCAAAATTTCTCAAGATTTGGTATGTATAATTCTTTCTTTCTGATAATAAATTAGACCAAATTGTTGCCAAATCTTACTTTCCATTGATGCTATGATCAATCAATTATTAAGCGCCTCAAGCTGTCTCCGCAGATCTTCAAGATCATCAATGCACTCGACTGTTTCTTCATCAGGAACAATCTTTTGATAACTATCTGAAACTGGAAGCTCGTGAACAATTCCTTCTGGAAGTGCATCTGaataaagaaagagagaaaaagacaagttgaaatattatttcttgTGTAACAATTATGTATATGGAGTGtctaactaaatttaatttccAAACGTTAATGCTTTCAAATGGGGAATATTCTCGTGGCTTTCGAGAGAACCAGGTAGAAATTCTTTGATTACCTGAGCTTTTTAGGTCAGCCATATCTTCCTCGGTGTCATCGAGAACGCTGAAAGTAAAACATTGAAATCAGACGAATAGTTAGCATCAAATTATACTTAGAAACATACAGATGGGTGTCGATCAAAATTACCTTATCTCCCACTCATTGTCTACATGCAAAGGAGAGTCGTCAACGATAGTCAATGCTGCTTCTGCTTCTTTTGCTTTTATTGCAGCATCTCTAGCAGGCTTTGCTAGAGTGTACTCTTTCTGAAAGATAAATGTGGTCCTATCAGtaaatagaagaaaaataatagtgATTATCGATGCAATGTTTACCTGTCGATCCATACAAGCCATGTTTGAGCATTGAGTATTTGGTTTCATTTCCATAGTTGGAAAATAATCCTTGAGAGCGTTATATCCCTGATAGGAATGGCGAAATCACAACTGTTTTCATTTTAAGCAAAATATACAGTAATATCGTTATATCCCTAACAGAAATCCTACTGTTTCCAGTTTAAGCAAATATAAATGTTATGTCTGAAGAAACCATCAAAACACTTGACTGAGGAATGAatcaaaatttaactaaatcctaaaatatataactattattaggCTATGTTTGGAGAAATCATAGAATTGCAGTTCTGAAGTAAGAAGGATGAAATTGAGACTTCAAAAATCATATACATTCAAAGGATTTGGAATTGGACCACCAAATCCAAACACAGCCTTATATTTGTCATCCCTTTCCATGACGGGTAGAGGAGAAAAGAAAACAGGAGAAGCTTTACCAGGTAACGGGATGTATGCCCAAACTTTAACAAGTACTTGAGAGTGTTTTGAACTAAAAGTCCAGCAACGATCCCCTACACAGATAAACAGGATTCATTAAATCTGAGGATATTCAACAATAGAACATTAATCTTACTGTAGACTTCAAACCTTAAACTATTCTAACAATGAAAGgagaaagaaatcaaatcaaGCTTCGTGGAAAAGTGGGAAACATTTTCATGGAAGAACATGTAAAAGAACTTTGTCATTCCAACATTGTGGATTTAAGGGATTTAGGgaaaaaaatactcaaatatcTATATGATCACGTACAGAAGGgtctaaataatattaataactcTTAATTATTTACCATGGTTGTGGGCAAAGATGCAGCACAGACTCCTTCCCGCTTCAATGTCCTCTCATCAATTCCAGAAGCTACAACCTAGGACAAATGATACATTTATATGTGTGGTTTCAACAATTTGTTAGACATATTTTTGCATATTTCAACATATTATCACCTTCAGTTAATTTGGACcctataaaaatttgaattacaCCCTCgaataaatcaaaatcaagaaaaatgGATATAAACCTACCAGAGGAGGAACACATGCAAAACATGCTGTTTCACCAGGAATTAGCAGTTGTATGTGACCTGAAACAGCATCCTCTGATACACCTGTCATCAAATTACTCTTCAGTCAGTAACAATGTCAATGTTATTACAAATTTTGACCACCATGCATGCAGCATGCTATCAAGAAGACACTCCTTGTATTTCACTGGCACAAATACATTTTCTACTATTTATATATCATGTGCCAATTTATTGCAGCATTAACGTTTTTAGTAAAAGAAACTTGCCCATATTTCTGGGCTGTAGGAAATATTGAAAGGCATGTATTGAAgcaaatttgtttgattattgaaCAACATGATCTAACAAATTGACTTGCAAATGATGAATAAAGCTTGTTACTAACCAGACTCCATCCATGTTTGGTTCAGTTCGTTGCAGGCCTGCAAAGAAACGGCTAATTTAGACAGAGCTGCTACTCAAAGTTTTCAGCTGCAAGATCCAACATGCACATGTCCCTTACCTGGTTTACAACCATCCTTGCTTCATAATTATCTACACAGCTTAAGACAAGATCCACACCACTGCCTTCTTTACTTGGACGAAATGATTTGTTTTTAAGGCTTGACATAAAAGTTTCAAAACCTTGCACTGTGGTGATATTCAGTGTATAGCTCTAGACAACAAGCACAATACAGCAGAAGGAGAAAATAAGAAAACGACGTCAAAATCTTGAGTGGATACAACATATCATCTCACAGTAGAATGAATCATTCTTTTCAGCACAgaaccataattttttttctttttttgatgGGTAGAACCTTTCATTGATCCACAGTTATGCAAAAGTCGCATTGCCGTGGAAAACATCCAAATCAAAATTGTCATAAAAGAACCATGATAATTCAACATTCATAACTGATGTGCTTGTAAAAGTGGATTGTTCTATACAGCCAAAAGTGATGAAAAAAACTAAAACCGCAGTCAATATCATTTCCAAACTGATTTATATGTTCTGAACAAGCTAGAAAAAAAGCCTCTATAAATGACAAGTTAAGTGCAGGTGAAAACATTATTCTGTGCAAagtatcaaattttatttagatgAACCTACTTGACaccccaaaaaaacaaaaaagaacaGTCTCTTTACTGTGTTCGGGAAATTGTTTCTATTTCTTGAAACTATATGGATTTTTCACTGCATACTCTCTCATGTTCCTCACTTCTGGAATTtgatagataaatttaaatctaTAGGACCCAGTTACTCATCTTTCTCTCTGTGAGATATTCAGCTGCTAGTTTTGAATTCTCCATTGTGCGAGCTTAGTCAAGTCCTACTATTTCTTTTAAGCAAGGGATCCTGCTTCTTGTTTTAAACTGCATATGGTTTATTTTGGTATGTATCTTCTACTCCCAAGGAACATAAGTTATTGTGATTCTGTGGCAGATATGTGAAGTGGGGCTATTTCCTTTACTGGGTAGGGGCCTTGTTTTCTCTACACTATTTAGTGGTTATATTTTTCCATTTACACGGAATGGAACAtctttattaatgttttttttctatGGTAGCAAATGAAAATTTGGTTTTGTTCTTAATGAAAACTTGATCTAGACTACCTTGTCTATAGTggtgaattataattataagaatgtACGCCATAAATTCATGGTAAAAAAAGTTATGGGAGAATTTGTAATAAGCATAAACATACCTCTAGAACAACATCTGGGTTAATATCTGATAGGGTCTGAACAGCTGCATCAGTCTTTGTCATACCAGcctgaaaatatgaaaatacaTCTCAAACTAACTTTCTaccataaaatttaaaattaaattaaaaaatgcaagaaagTATCAATTATTCTTGAACATGTctcattttttcaaaagaaatattcTTGAGCATTAAATTATGATCACAGATGGTAAACTCAAGCAATATTTAAAACTAGCAAAAGGGACAAAAGGAAAAGGATGCCCTAAGAACCTGCTCTGGACGGAAGAATAGCCTATTCATGTTAGCCAACTCCACTTTGTCATAATCATACAACAAAAGACGGCCTATTCCACATCTTGTTAACATTTCAGCTGCAACAGAACCCACTCCACCTATTCCCTGTGGATTGAGACGGGAGATAATAATACCTCTAGATTAGTGTTATCTAGAAGGAAAAATTATTAGAAGTTGCacgataaaattaaattcataaaacacaGTATGTCataaaaataggagtatcaaaCAAATACTTGATTATCAATTATTCCTGCTAAGGTTTGCACCCTGATATAGTTGAAAAGGAACATTCATGTGATTGACAGGGTCAATGATGTAATATCATATTTACCCCGCCATGGAATTTAAAACTGAAGTAAGAGATATGGAATTTCTAGTCCTTATACTTCCAAGTCAGTGCATGCATATGAAGATACAAATCTAGCGCTAAACACAATTATCTCCGGAAGTGTAAAGTATCTGAAGTGATCAAACATCCAAAAGTACAATGGTTTGCATAGAACTATAGAAGCAAGTTGATCACTTTCTTTTCCACATCCCTAGACCCAATGATGACAGAAAACCTGTACAGAGAATGAAATACAACCAAATCCAAAACAGCCTGGAACAATAGAGAGAAGAGGATTGTACATACAACAATGGCAACAGAGAATTCCCGTATTCTTTCATAATTATCCACAATTCCCATTCTTTGAAGTGCCATAAGCCTACTGTAAGGATTACTATCCAGCACCTCAGCACTCATAGTCTGTCACCAAAGGTTACAAAAACCATGAGTTGTGATATCactaaaaaatactttaaaggAAGAGATTATGTATAGTCATAAACCTGGACTTTTGAGCGGTGTACTGGTACAGACTTTGCTAAATCAGTCAATTGATCTACCTCCAATTGCAACTGAAAACACAATCCAGAAGTTCAAAACCACAAATTTAGCAGATCTGATGATTGGAGACTCAAAACCTATCTCTATGAAACCGCCTCTGACAGATTTCAAAGAATCCTACCACACTGTTGAATGCATCCTAGAATGATATTTCTCTTACATGAAtgcaaaattttgtttttacttgTTTCCCTAATAATCCTTTTGCATGCAGTTAACAGATAGCAGAATTCTCAACTCTGATACATTAAAAATCTCCATATGCGCGTAAATGTAAGTGAGAATTGAGACAAAAAGATGGAATTCAGATCAAGTTGGACACAAAATGTAAATACACAGAGGAGATAGATAACCTTGTCGATTGATGCATGATGAGAAGTATCAGGTAACGATCGTTTCAGAGCTTCGAGATCGGTAAACACTTGTTTCAGCCGCGCCTCCATTGATTCAGATCAGATGCAGATGCAAATGAATACTCGTGAGGTTATTTGTATTGATAGAAATTCAATTTATCGGAGAATCAATGCTTTTCTTATGCAGGTAAACTTGATCAGTATCAAATTGGTTTGAAGATTTGAATCAAAGCTTAAACCCTAATAAAGAGATGCAGATTCTTGTAATTGGAGTCACTCTAACATCAACTGTTctccatttttattatattctgttgaaattcattttaattcttTGACTACTTAGtaactgaaattaaaaatattaaataaaaaccaattttattgtaataattcatttatattatttgttttgatttaaagtttattttattttgagaagtAAATGTTGGCAAAAATGAATTggtgagattttttatttttattttatatgttatactaaatataattaaactcatattatttttactcatattatataaattgtttaatcattttatttttagataatctaatttttattttttatttaaaaaattaatattaactttaactatttttaaaaaaaatggttacattaatctttaatattttaggCATAAATCTTATCAT
This is a stretch of genomic DNA from Impatiens glandulifera chromosome 4, dImpGla2.1, whole genome shotgun sequence. It encodes these proteins:
- the LOC124936419 gene encoding ubiquitin-like modifier-activating enzyme 5, coding for MEARLKQVFTDLEALKRSLPDTSHHASIDKLQLEVDQLTDLAKSVPVHRSKVQTMSAEVLDSNPYSRLMALQRMGIVDNYERIREFSVAIVGIGGVGSVAAEMLTRCGIGRLLLYDYDKVELANMNRLFFRPEQAGMTKTDAAVQTLSDINPDVVLESYTLNITTVQGFETFMSSLKNKSFRPSKEGSGVDLVLSCVDNYEARMVVNQACNELNQTWMESGVSEDAVSGHIQLLIPGETACFACVPPLVVASGIDERTLKREGVCAASLPTTMGIVAGLLVQNTLKYLLKFGHTSRYLGYNALKDYFPTMEMKPNTQCSNMACMDRQKEYTLAKPARDAAIKAKEAEAALTIVDDSPLHVDNEWEISVLDDTEEDMADLKSSDALPEGIVHELPVSDSYQKIVPDEETVECIDDLEDLRRQLEALNN